In a single window of the Corvus hawaiiensis isolate bCorHaw1 chromosome 19, bCorHaw1.pri.cur, whole genome shotgun sequence genome:
- the CBX4 gene encoding E3 SUMO-protein ligase CBX4 isoform X2 yields MQRPLPSFARRSNILTGLQDPAVDTRPKLDLSSSGKSQQHQYELNSKKHHQYQPNGKESSMKHQSHSKGKYYYQLNSKKHHHYQPDPKMYEPHYQPSSKEPQGQACLDNNKTPLVTHPDKWAHGPAKNLLGPVKNLTAESKNGAEKNLSSGTGPPPRDRVTSNGLGGKMKIVKNKNKNGRIVIVMSKYMENGMQAVKIKSGEPPRKRAAEERTPKKGGEEKVEAWRKPGEERVVVSNALSKAEGESRQPPAELEEGPQKTPLAKELPLPPAEQPLQLTTKPDLVPWSLSPVCEHSPSSMGLNLSSAGSRKRCLSEPHVEREPGKKRLTSRSISAPTCLSPPAPERPEPPAQPEVILLDSDLDEPIDLRCVKPRAEGELALAQVKPELPPPPPAEKPAPEPPQPQEATEEEEEEEAESLQEFKPFFGNIIITDVTANCLTVTFKEYVTV; encoded by the exons ATGCAGCGTCCC CTTCCCTCCTTTGCCCGCCGCTCGAACATCCTCACGGGCCTGCAGGACCCAGCCGTGGACACCAGGCCCAAGCTGGACCTCAGCTCCTCTGGCAAGAGCCAGCAGCATCAGTATGAACTCAACAGCAAGAAGCACCACCAGTACCAGCCCAATGGCAAGGAGAGCAGCATGAAGCACCAGTCCCACAGCAAAGGGAAGTATTACTACCAGCTGAACAGCAAGAAGCACCACCACTACCAGCCGGACCCCAAGATGTACGAGCCCCATTACCAGCCCAGCAGCAAAGAGCCGCAGGGCCAGGCCTGCTTGGACAATAACAAGACCCCCCTGGTCACCCACCCAGACAAGTGGGCTCATGGCCCAGCCAAAAACTTGCTGGGCCCAGTCAAGAACCTCACAGCAGAGAGCAAAAACGGAGCCGAGAAGAACCTGTCCAGTGGTACTGGGCCACCCCCCCGGGACAGGGTGACCAGCAATGGCCTTGGGGGAAAGATGAAGATCGTGAAGAACAAAAACAAGAACGGGCGCATTGTGATTGTCATGAGCAAGTACATGGAGAACGGCATGCAGGCGGTGAAGATCAAGTCTGGGGAGCCTCCCCGTAAGCGGGCTGCGGAGGAGAGGACTCCTAAgaagggtggggaggagaaggttGAGGCTTGGAGGAAGCCAGGGGAGGAGAGGGTGGTGGTCAGCAATGCCCTGAGTAAAGCAGAGGGCGAGAGCCGGCAGccccctgcagagctggaggaaggtCCCCAAAAGACTCCCTTGGCCAAGGAGCTGCCGCttcctccagcagagcagcccttgcAGCTCACTACCAAGCCGGACCTTGTGCCCTGGTCCCTGAGTCCTGTCTGCGAGCACAGCCCTTCCTCCATGGGACTGAACCTGTCCAGCGCCGGCTCGCGGAAGCGCTGCCTGTCGGAGCCGCACGTGGAGCGGGAGCCGGGCAAGAAGCGCCTGACCTCCCGCAGCATCAGTGCCCCCACCTGCCTCAGCCCCCCGGCCCCCGAGCGGCCGGAGCCGCCTGCCCAGCCGGAGGTCATCCTGCTGGACTCAGACCTGGACGAGCCCATAGACTTGCGCTGCGTGAAGCCGCGGGCGGAGGGTGagctggccctggcacaggtgaaGCCGGAGCTGCCGCCACCACCACCGGCTGAGAAACCGGCCCCGGAGCCTCCACAGCCCCAGGAGgccacagaggaggaggaagaggaggaggccGAGTCCCTGCAGGAATTCAAGCCCTTCTTTGGGAATATAATTATCACAGATGTGACCGCAAACTGCCTGACTGTGACCTTCAAGGAGTACGTGACGGTGTGA
- the CBX4 gene encoding E3 SUMO-protein ligase CBX4 isoform X1: MELPAVGEHVFAVESIEKKRIRKGRVEYLVKWRGWSPKYNTWEPEENILDPRLLIAFQNRERQEQLMGYRKRGPKPKPLVVQLPSFARRSNILTGLQDPAVDTRPKLDLSSSGKSQQHQYELNSKKHHQYQPNGKESSMKHQSHSKGKYYYQLNSKKHHHYQPDPKMYEPHYQPSSKEPQGQACLDNNKTPLVTHPDKWAHGPAKNLLGPVKNLTAESKNGAEKNLSSGTGPPPRDRVTSNGLGGKMKIVKNKNKNGRIVIVMSKYMENGMQAVKIKSGEPPRKRAAEERTPKKGGEEKVEAWRKPGEERVVVSNALSKAEGESRQPPAELEEGPQKTPLAKELPLPPAEQPLQLTTKPDLVPWSLSPVCEHSPSSMGLNLSSAGSRKRCLSEPHVEREPGKKRLTSRSISAPTCLSPPAPERPEPPAQPEVILLDSDLDEPIDLRCVKPRAEGELALAQVKPELPPPPPAEKPAPEPPQPQEATEEEEEEEAESLQEFKPFFGNIIITDVTANCLTVTFKEYVTV; encoded by the exons ATGGAGCTGCCGGCGGTGGGCGAGCACGTCTTCGCGGTGGAGAGCATCGAGAAGAAGCGGATCCGAAAG GGCAGAGTCGAGTACCTGGTGAAATGGAGGGGATGGTCGCCCAA ATATAACACGTGGGAGCCGGAGGAGAACATCCTGGACCCCCGGCTGCTCATCGCCTTCCAGAACAG GGAGCggcaggagcagctgatggGATACCGCAAGCGGGGGCCCAAGCCAAAGCCGCTGGTCGTGCAG CTTCCCTCCTTTGCCCGCCGCTCGAACATCCTCACGGGCCTGCAGGACCCAGCCGTGGACACCAGGCCCAAGCTGGACCTCAGCTCCTCTGGCAAGAGCCAGCAGCATCAGTATGAACTCAACAGCAAGAAGCACCACCAGTACCAGCCCAATGGCAAGGAGAGCAGCATGAAGCACCAGTCCCACAGCAAAGGGAAGTATTACTACCAGCTGAACAGCAAGAAGCACCACCACTACCAGCCGGACCCCAAGATGTACGAGCCCCATTACCAGCCCAGCAGCAAAGAGCCGCAGGGCCAGGCCTGCTTGGACAATAACAAGACCCCCCTGGTCACCCACCCAGACAAGTGGGCTCATGGCCCAGCCAAAAACTTGCTGGGCCCAGTCAAGAACCTCACAGCAGAGAGCAAAAACGGAGCCGAGAAGAACCTGTCCAGTGGTACTGGGCCACCCCCCCGGGACAGGGTGACCAGCAATGGCCTTGGGGGAAAGATGAAGATCGTGAAGAACAAAAACAAGAACGGGCGCATTGTGATTGTCATGAGCAAGTACATGGAGAACGGCATGCAGGCGGTGAAGATCAAGTCTGGGGAGCCTCCCCGTAAGCGGGCTGCGGAGGAGAGGACTCCTAAgaagggtggggaggagaaggttGAGGCTTGGAGGAAGCCAGGGGAGGAGAGGGTGGTGGTCAGCAATGCCCTGAGTAAAGCAGAGGGCGAGAGCCGGCAGccccctgcagagctggaggaaggtCCCCAAAAGACTCCCTTGGCCAAGGAGCTGCCGCttcctccagcagagcagcccttgcAGCTCACTACCAAGCCGGACCTTGTGCCCTGGTCCCTGAGTCCTGTCTGCGAGCACAGCCCTTCCTCCATGGGACTGAACCTGTCCAGCGCCGGCTCGCGGAAGCGCTGCCTGTCGGAGCCGCACGTGGAGCGGGAGCCGGGCAAGAAGCGCCTGACCTCCCGCAGCATCAGTGCCCCCACCTGCCTCAGCCCCCCGGCCCCCGAGCGGCCGGAGCCGCCTGCCCAGCCGGAGGTCATCCTGCTGGACTCAGACCTGGACGAGCCCATAGACTTGCGCTGCGTGAAGCCGCGGGCGGAGGGTGagctggccctggcacaggtgaaGCCGGAGCTGCCGCCACCACCACCGGCTGAGAAACCGGCCCCGGAGCCTCCACAGCCCCAGGAGgccacagaggaggaggaagaggaggaggccGAGTCCCTGCAGGAATTCAAGCCCTTCTTTGGGAATATAATTATCACAGATGTGACCGCAAACTGCCTGACTGTGACCTTCAAGGAGTACGTGACGGTGTGA